A part of Sus scrofa isolate TJ Tabasco breed Duroc chromosome 15, Sscrofa11.1, whole genome shotgun sequence genomic DNA contains:
- the PPP1R3B gene encoding protein phosphatase 1 regulatory subunit 3B isoform X2 — protein sequence MAVDIECRYSCMAPSLRRERFTFQISPKPSKPLRPCIQLSSKNEASGTVAPTVQEKKVKKRVSFADNQGLALTMVKVFSEFDDPLDIPLNITELLDNIVSLTTAESESFVLDFAQPSADYLDFRNRLQTDHVCLENCVLKDRAIEGTVKVQNLAFEKMVKVRMTFDTWKSFTDFPCWYVKDTYAGSDRDTFSFDISLPEKIQSYERMEFAVCYECNGQTYWDSNKGKNYRIIRAELKSTQGTAQPQNGPDFGIALDQFGSPRCSYGLFPEWPSYLGYEKLGPYY from the coding sequence ATGGCTGTGGACATTGAGTGCAGGTACAGCTGCATGGCCCCCTCCTTGCGCAGAGAGCGGTTCACCTTCCAGATCTCACCGAAGCCAAGCAAACCTCTGAGGCCTTGTATTCAGCTGAGCAGCAAGAATGAAGCCAGTGGGACAGTGGCCCCTACCGTCCaggagaaaaaagtgaagaagcGGGTGTCCTTTGCAGACAACCAGGGGCTGGCCTTGACAATGGTCAAAGTGTTCTCCGAATTTGATGACCCGTTAGATATTCCACTGAACATCACTGAGCTCCTGGACAACATTGTGAGTCTGACGACAGCAGAGAGCGAGAGCTTCGTGCTGGATTTCGCACAGCCGTCTGCAGATTACCTGGACTTCAGGAATCGGCTTCAGACCGACCATGTCTGCCTGGAGAACTGCGTCCTGAAGGACAGAGCCATCGAAGGCACAGTGAAAGTGCAGAACCTTGCATTTGAGAAGATGGTGAAAGTCAGAATGACATTCGACACCTGGAAAAGCTTCACAGACTTTCCCTGCTGGTACGTGAAGGACACGTACGCGGGTTCAGACAGGGACACATTCTCCTTTGACATCAGCTTGCCTGAGAAAATTCAGTCTTATGAGAGGATGGAGTTTGCTGTGTGCTATGAGTGCAATGGACAGACGTACTGGGACAGCAACAAAGGCAAAAACTATAGGATCATCCGGGCAGAGCTGAAATCCACCCAGGGAACAGCCCAGCCACAAAATGGACCAGATTTTGGAATAGCCCTTGACCAGTTTGGAAGCCCTCGATGTTCCTACGGTCTGTTTCCAGAGTGGCCGAGTTATTTAGGATACGAGAAGCTTGGGCCCTACTATTAG